A stretch of the Corvus moneduloides isolate bCorMon1 chromosome 8, bCorMon1.pri, whole genome shotgun sequence genome encodes the following:
- the LOC116447685 gene encoding PHD finger protein 7-like isoform X1: MPAVLRKRRSRHSPSTCSRSNTAQPDTVPEDQVCMLCHRTEADTDICGYKRMKFKLCVHNYCQLLASGLFPQENMEDFLVGDTRHVIKEAAKKSCFICYKMGASITCSETGCDRTFHLPCAPDGECVTQYFGAYRSFCWEHRPQQAVHARPSQDNTCSICLDTVENRISYKTMGCPACQDARFHRQCIQRLALHAGIGFRCPCCLNQEPFMMEMLTMGIRLSKRPPSWESVQAVTPLRQRHGRCDAETCLCPGGREHAEEEGPWQLRLCSSCAAEGTHRHCSSLGNSTYSWECRTCAGTETGRHQSTRCPALGTGARLGLAAGPSARLGSRTALATTGASPAYGLHGHPDDLPAPLRRLHWQTRACQPQHFQPGIINALPGCVAPQQQLLPSPSAGLEAALP, encoded by the exons ATGCCAGCAGTTCTGCGCAAGAGACGCTCCAGGCACTCACCATCAACCTGTTCCAGATCCAACACGGCACAGCCGGACACAGTACCCGAGGACCAAG TGTGCATGCTGTGCCACCGGACCGAGGCAGACACCGACATCTGTGGGTACAAGAGAATGAAGTTCAAACTCTGTGTCCACAACTACTGCCAG cttcttgcCAGTGGGCTTTTCCCACAAGAGAACATGGAAGACTTTCTCGTTGGAGACACCAGGCACGTCATCAAAGAAGCAGCCAAGAAG agctgcttcatTTGCTACAAGATGGGGGCCAGCATCACCTGCTCTGAGACGGGCTGCGACCGCACCTTCCACCTGCCCTGCGCCCCAGACGGCGAATGTGTCACCCAGTACTTCGGGGCCTACAG GTCCTTCTGCTGGGAGCACCGCCCACAGCAGGCAGTGCACGCTCGTCCAAGCCAGGACAACACCTGCAGCATCTGCCTGGACACCGTGGAAAACAGAATCTCCTACAAAACCATGGGCTGCCCTGCATGCCAAGACGCCCGCTTCCACCGGCAGTGCATCCAGAGACTGGCTCTGCATGCTGGCATCGGCTTCCGATGCCCGTGTTGCCTGAACCAAGAGCCATTCATGATGGAAATGCTCACCATGGGGATCCGACTCTCCAAGAG ACCCCCATCATGGGAGAGTGTCCAAGCAGTCACACCCTTACGTCAGAGGCATGGCCGCTGCGATGCCGAAACGTGCCTTTGtccaggaggcagggagcacgCGGAGGAAGAGGG ACCCTGGCAACtgaggctgtgcagctcctgcgCTGCCGAGGGCACCCACAGACACTGCTCCTCTTTGGGGAACAGCACCTACTCCTGGGAGTGCCGcacctgtgctggcacagagacTGGTAGGCACCAAAGCACTCGGTGCCCcgcactggggacaggggccaggctgggcctggcagcagggccttCAGCACGCCTTGGCTCCAGGACAGCTCTGGCTACCACAGGAGCCTCTCCTGCTTACGGCCTGCATGGCCACCCTGATGACCTTCCTGCCCCTCTTCGCAGGCTCCACTGGCAAACCAGAGCTTGtcagccccagcacttccagccaggaattATCAATGCCCTCCCAGGGTGTgttgctcctcagcagcagctgcttccttcgCCCTCGGCAGGCCTTGAAGCGGCGCTACCCTGA
- the LOC116447685 gene encoding PHD finger protein 7-like isoform X2 — protein MPAVLRKRRSRHSPSTCSRSNTAQPDTVPEDQVCMLCHRTEADTDICGYKRMKFKLCVHNYCQLLASGLFPQENMEDFLVGDTRHVIKEAAKKSCFICYKMGASITCSETGCDRTFHLPCAPDGECVTQYFGAYRSFCWEHRPQQAVHARPSQDNTCSICLDTVENRISYKTMGCPACQDARFHRQCIQRLALHAGIGFRCPCCLNQEPFMMEMLTMGIRLSKRPPSWESVQAVTPLRQRHGRCDAETCLCPGGREHAEEEG, from the exons ATGCCAGCAGTTCTGCGCAAGAGACGCTCCAGGCACTCACCATCAACCTGTTCCAGATCCAACACGGCACAGCCGGACACAGTACCCGAGGACCAAG TGTGCATGCTGTGCCACCGGACCGAGGCAGACACCGACATCTGTGGGTACAAGAGAATGAAGTTCAAACTCTGTGTCCACAACTACTGCCAG cttcttgcCAGTGGGCTTTTCCCACAAGAGAACATGGAAGACTTTCTCGTTGGAGACACCAGGCACGTCATCAAAGAAGCAGCCAAGAAG agctgcttcatTTGCTACAAGATGGGGGCCAGCATCACCTGCTCTGAGACGGGCTGCGACCGCACCTTCCACCTGCCCTGCGCCCCAGACGGCGAATGTGTCACCCAGTACTTCGGGGCCTACAG GTCCTTCTGCTGGGAGCACCGCCCACAGCAGGCAGTGCACGCTCGTCCAAGCCAGGACAACACCTGCAGCATCTGCCTGGACACCGTGGAAAACAGAATCTCCTACAAAACCATGGGCTGCCCTGCATGCCAAGACGCCCGCTTCCACCGGCAGTGCATCCAGAGACTGGCTCTGCATGCTGGCATCGGCTTCCGATGCCCGTGTTGCCTGAACCAAGAGCCATTCATGATGGAAATGCTCACCATGGGGATCCGACTCTCCAAGAG ACCCCCATCATGGGAGAGTGTCCAAGCAGTCACACCCTTACGTCAGAGGCATGGCCGCTGCGATGCCGAAACGTGCCTTTGtccaggaggcagggagcacgCGGAGGAAGAGGGGTAA
- the LOC116447383 gene encoding PHD finger protein 7-like encodes MQEPRVQVALWALTQHCPHPAPCPETQGSHKAPVLTLSGLRCSFQSCFICYKMGASITCSETGCDRTFHLPCAPDGECVTQYFGAYRSFCWEHRPQQAVHARPSQDNTCSICLDTVENRISYKTMGCPACQDARFHRQCIQRLALHAGIGFRCPCCLNQEPFMMEMLTMGIRLSKRPPSWESVQAVTPLRQRHGRCDAETCLCPGGREHAEEEGPWQLRLCSSCAAEGTHRHCSSLGNSTYSWECHTCAGTETGSTGKPELVSPSTSSQELSMPSQGALKRRYPEEEIPSRTTYSPPAKRRRIDDGPAHSADDSSPSTS; translated from the exons atgCAAGAGCCTCGTGTGCAGGTGGCTCTGTGGGctctaacccagcactgcccacatcctgctccctgcccggaGACGCAGGGCAGCCACAAAGCCCCAGTCCTGACACTCAGCGGGCTGCGGTGctctttccagagctgcttcatTTGCTACAAGATGGGGGCCAGCATCACCTGCTCTGAGACGGGCTGCGACCGCACCTTCCACCTGCCCTGCGCCCCAGACGGCGAATGTGTCACCCAGTACTTCGGGGCCTACAG GTCCTTCTGCTGGGAGCACCGCCCACAGCAGGCAGTGCACGCTCGTCCAAGCCAGGACAACACCTGCAGCATCTGCCTGGACACCGTGGAAAACAGAATCTCCTACAAAACCATGGGCTGCCCTGCATGCCAAGACGCCCGCTTCCACCGGCAGTGCATCCAGAGACTGGCTCTGCATGCTGGCATCGGCTTCCGATGCCCGTGTTGCCTGAACCAAGAGCCATTCATGATGGAAATGCTCACCATGGGGATCCGACTCTCCAAGAG ACCCCCATCATGGGAGAGTGTCCAAGCAGTCACACCCTTACGTCAGAGGCATGGCCGCTGCGATGCCGAAACGTGCCTTTGtccaggaggcagggagcacgCGGAGGAAGAGGG ACCCTGGCAACtgaggctgtgcagctcctgcgCTGCCGAGGGCACCCACAGACACTGCTCCTCTTTGGGGAACAGCACCTACTCCTGGGAGTGCCAcacctgtgctggcacagagacTG GCTCCACTGGCAAACCAGAGCTTGtcagccccagcacttccagccaggaattATCAATGCCCTCCCAGGGT GCCTTGAAGCGGCGCTACCCTGAGGAAGAAATACCATCACGGACAACGTACAGCCCGCCTGCAAAACGCCGCAGGATCGATGATGGCCCAGCCCACAGTGCCGAtgacagcagccccagcacttcctAA